From one Geoalkalibacter halelectricus genomic stretch:
- a CDS encoding ACT domain-containing protein, whose translation MKVEQISIFIENKSGRLAEVTRVLGEAGVNIRALSLADTSDFGILRLIVDKTDAANEVLKSKGFTVNKTEVVAVEVPDRPLGLNSILQVLDDSRINVEYMYAFVERCGENAVIIFRFDDTEGAIRVLTEQGVKVLAGQRVYSM comes from the coding sequence ATGAAAGTCGAGCAGATTTCCATTTTTATCGAAAACAAGTCCGGCCGCCTGGCGGAAGTGACTCGGGTGTTGGGTGAAGCCGGGGTCAATATCCGCGCCCTGTCTCTGGCCGATACGTCCGATTTCGGCATCCTGCGCCTGATCGTCGACAAAACGGACGCGGCCAACGAAGTGCTCAAGAGCAAGGGATTTACCGTCAACAAGACCGAGGTGGTCGCTGTCGAGGTACCCGATCGTCCCCTGGGACTCAACAGCATTCTGCAAGTTCTGGACGATTCGCGCATCAATGTTGAATACATGTACGCCTTTGTCGAGCGCTGCGGCGAGAATGCGGTCATCATTTTTCGCTTCGACGACACCGAAGGCGCCATTCGCGTGCTGACGGAGCAGGGCGTCAAAGTGCTCGCCGGTCAGCGCGTTTACTCCATGTAG
- a CDS encoding phenylacetate--CoA ligase family protein, with the protein MIWNDEFETLPREAIESLQFKRLRQTLERVYATVPFYREHFRRAGVSPEQLKTLEDLRRFPFTLKQDMRDNYPYGLFAVPLEQIVRIHASSGTTGKPTVVGYTRRDIDTWSELMARSFVAAGAHKGDVIHNAYGYGLFTGGLGAHYGAERLGASVIPMSGGNTKKQIMIMQDFGSTVLTCTPSYSLFLAESVAEMGLDIRDFKLRIGIFGAEPWSEKMRDEIEAKLNLKAIDIYGLSEILGPGVAIECYEAQNGLHMWEDHFLPEIINPDTGEVLPDGERGELVITTITKEGIPLIRYRTRDITRLIAEPCICGRTHKRIERLSGRSDDMLIIRGVNVFPSQIESILINIEGVEPHYQLIVDREDNLDSLEVQVEVNERTFSDEIKVLQELSNRIRKEIKDLLGVTCKVRLVEPKTLARSEGKARRVIDNRPQL; encoded by the coding sequence ATGATCTGGAACGATGAGTTCGAAACCCTGCCGCGCGAGGCCATAGAATCGCTGCAATTCAAGCGGCTGCGCCAGACGCTGGAGCGGGTCTACGCCACGGTGCCCTTTTATCGCGAGCATTTTCGGCGCGCCGGGGTTAGTCCCGAGCAGCTCAAAACTCTTGAAGATCTGCGCCGCTTCCCCTTCACCCTCAAGCAGGACATGCGTGACAACTACCCCTATGGGCTGTTCGCCGTGCCCCTTGAGCAGATCGTGCGTATCCACGCCAGCTCCGGCACCACCGGCAAACCGACGGTGGTGGGCTACACCCGTCGCGATATCGACACCTGGTCGGAACTCATGGCGCGCTCCTTCGTCGCCGCCGGCGCCCACAAGGGTGATGTCATCCACAACGCCTACGGTTACGGTCTGTTTACCGGTGGGTTGGGTGCTCACTACGGCGCCGAGCGCCTGGGGGCCTCGGTCATTCCCATGTCCGGCGGCAACACCAAGAAACAGATCATGATCATGCAGGATTTCGGCTCCACGGTGCTGACCTGCACGCCCTCCTACAGCTTGTTCCTGGCTGAATCGGTGGCGGAAATGGGCCTCGACATTCGCGACTTCAAGCTGCGCATCGGCATCTTCGGCGCCGAACCCTGGAGCGAGAAGATGCGCGACGAAATCGAAGCCAAGCTCAACCTCAAGGCCATCGACATCTACGGCCTGTCCGAAATTCTCGGTCCCGGCGTCGCCATTGAGTGTTACGAGGCGCAAAACGGCCTGCACATGTGGGAAGATCATTTCCTGCCGGAAATCATCAATCCTGACACTGGTGAAGTTTTGCCCGACGGGGAAAGGGGTGAACTGGTCATCACCACCATCACCAAGGAAGGCATTCCCCTGATTCGCTACCGCACCCGCGACATCACCCGCCTGATCGCCGAGCCCTGCATTTGCGGGCGCACCCACAAGCGCATCGAGCGCCTGAGCGGGCGCAGCGATGATATGCTCATCATCCGTGGGGTCAACGTCTTTCCCTCCCAGATTGAAAGCATCCTCATCAATATCGAGGGCGTGGAACCGCACTATCAACTCATTGTTGATCGCGAGGACAATCTCGATTCCCTGGAAGTGCAGGTCGAGGTCAACGAGCGCACTTTCTCCGATGAGATCAAGGTTCTGCAGGAGCTGTCCAACCGCATTCGCAAAGAGATCAAGGATCTTCTCGGCGTCACCTGCAAGGTGCGCCTGGTCGAACCCAAAACCCTCGCCCGCAGCGAAGGCAAAGCCAGGCGCGTGATCGACAACCGGCCGCAACTCTAA
- a CDS encoding indolepyruvate oxidoreductase subunit beta, with the protein MKNKVQNILLVGVGGQGILLASEILSEVLMLGGYDVKKAEVHGMAQRGGSVVSHVRYGEKVYSPIIPEGQADILFGFELLESYRYLPLLKTDGQVVASDLQIVPPGVALGKESYPEDVPAKIKAAFPRSRIVNAMALAQQAGNMRTVNTVLLGALSNMMDIPEEAWNQAMNNRVPAKFLEENLNAFALGRQA; encoded by the coding sequence ATGAAAAATAAGGTGCAAAATATCCTGCTGGTCGGGGTCGGCGGTCAGGGCATCCTGCTCGCCAGTGAAATTCTCTCCGAGGTGCTCATGCTCGGCGGCTACGACGTGAAGAAGGCCGAGGTGCACGGCATGGCCCAGCGCGGCGGCAGCGTGGTCTCCCATGTGCGCTACGGCGAGAAAGTCTACTCGCCCATTATTCCCGAAGGGCAGGCCGATATTCTGTTTGGTTTCGAACTGCTCGAATCCTATCGCTACCTGCCGCTGCTCAAGACGGACGGCCAGGTGGTCGCCAGCGACCTGCAAATCGTGCCTCCCGGCGTGGCGCTCGGCAAGGAAAGCTATCCCGAGGATGTTCCGGCCAAGATTAAGGCCGCCTTTCCACGCAGCCGCATCGTCAATGCCATGGCCCTCGCCCAGCAGGCCGGCAACATGCGTACCGTCAATACCGTGCTGCTCGGAGCGTTGTCCAACATGATGGACATCCCCGAGGAGGCCTGGAATCAGGCCATGAACAACCGGGTTCCGGCGAAGTTCCTTGAGGAAAACCTCAACGCCTTCGCCCTGGGGCGTCAAGCTTAG